One segment of Kryptolebias marmoratus isolate JLee-2015 linkage group LG23, ASM164957v2, whole genome shotgun sequence DNA contains the following:
- the rtraf gene encoding RNA transcription, translation and transport factor protein translates to MFRRKLTALDYHDPTGFDCSDETQFRNCIVWLEDQKIRHYKIEDRGSLRNIPSADWPKAYEKYLQDLNCPFGVQERKEAVDWLLGLAVRYEYGDNVEKYKNCQPLAASGNSDKPVDPLVNLDSNSPDFKAGVTALANILKIQRHDDYLVMLKAIRILIQERLSPEAITKANQNREGVPVALDKHVLGFDTGDATLNEAAQILRLLHIEELRELQTKINEAIVAVQAIIADPKTDHRLGKVGR, encoded by the exons ATGTTCCGCAGAAAGCTAACAGCTCTGGATTATCACGATCCGACCGGGTTTGACTGTTCAG atGAAACTCAGTTCAGAAACTGCATCGTGTGGCTGGAGGACCAGAAGATCAGACACTACAAGATCGAGGACAGGGGCAGCCTGAGGAACATCCCTAGCGCAGACTGGCCCAAAGCTTACGAGAAG TACCTGCAGGATCTGAACTGTCCGTTTGGAGTCCAGGAGCGGAAGGAGGCGGTGGACTGGCTGCTGGGCCTGGCTGTGCGTTATGAATATGGAGACAATG tggaAAAGTATAAGAACTGCCAGCCGTTGGCAGCTTCTGGTAACAGCGATAAACCGGTGGATCCCCTCGTCAACCTGGACA GTAATTCTCCTGATTTCAAAGCAGGAGTTACAGCTCTGGCGAACATCCTCAAGATCCAAAGACACGACGATTACCTGGTGATGCTGAAG GCCATCCGGATTCTGATCCAGGAGAGACTTTCACCCGAGGCCATCACTAAAGCCAACCAAAACAGAGAG GGTGTTCCAGTAGCTTTAGACAAGCACGTTTTGGGTTTTGACACTGGAG ACGCGACCCTGAACGAAGCGGCTCAGATCCTGCGCCTGCTGCACATCGAGGAGCTGAGGGAGCTGCAGACGAAGATCAACGAGGCCATCGTCGCCGTTCAGGCCATCATCGCTGACCCCAAGACGGACCACAGGCTGGGCAAGGTTGGCAGATGA
- the sap18 gene encoding histone deacetylase complex subunit SAP18, producing the protein MALESRITQEEIKKEPEKPIDREKTCPLLLRVFTTNSGRHHRVDEFSRGNVPSSELQIYTWMDATLKELTGLVKEVYPEARKKGTHFSFAIVFPDPRGKMYKLKDIGSTVSGRKGPDDSMTLQSQRFQIGDYLDIAITPPNRAPPLGVRMRPF; encoded by the exons ATGGCCCTGGAGTCGCGGATCACACAAGAGGAGATAAAGAAGGAGCCAGAAAAACCCATCGACCGGGAAAAG acTTGCCCCCTCCTGCTGAGAGTATTCACCACCAACAGCGGCCGACATCACAGAGTAGACGAATTTTCTAGAGGCAACGTTCCTTCCAGCGAGCTCCAAATATACACGTG GATGGATGCTACGCTGAAGGAGCTAACGGGTTTGGTGAAGGAAGTGTACCCAGAAGCCAGGAAAAAAGGGACCCACTTCAGTTTCGCCATCGTCTTCCCCGATCCCAGAGGGAAAATGTACAA GTTGAAGGACATCGGCAGCACCGTGTCGGGCAGGAAGGGTCCGGACGACTCCATGACGCTTCAGTCTCAGCGGTTCCAGATCGGAGACTATTTGGACATAGCGATCACACCCCCCAACCGAGCGCCACCCCTCGGCGTGCGCATGAGGCCTTTCTGA